AGAGATACCTCGGCAGTTTTGCTCAGCACTGCGGTCGGGCCCAGTATGTCGTACGCTGCCGCAGCGATCGAGCCCGCAGGGTCGTTGGTAGACGTATCGCAAGTGCACGAAGTTAGTTTGTTCGAGGCGGCGCGCGCTATTAACACCAACCGGCTAACATCGGAGCGGTACACGGAGCTCCTGCTCGAACGTACGCATAAGTTCGCATCCCTTAATGCTTTCATCACCGTCGACGATGACAAGGCACTGTCGGCAGCCCGAGCAGCCGACAAGGCGCGTCTCGCGGGCAAGAGAAGGGCACTTCCTGGGCTGCCTATTGGCGTCAAGGATAGCTACCTGACCATGGACCTGCCTACCAGCTTCGGGACAGCCGTGGCGCGTGACTTCAAGCCTGCGACGGACGCAAGGGTCGTGACTGCGATGAAAGATGCTGGTTGCATTGTGCTCGGGAAGAACAACCTGGTCGAAATGTCGTATGGTCTCACCGGTCTTAACGGTCATTACGGGCAGGCGAAGAACCCGTACAACGTGCTTCACATCACGGGAGGGTCGTCATGCGGCGGCGCAGCTAGCGTGGCCGCGAGACTGGTCCCGGCAGCGCTGGGTGGGGACACGGTCGGGTCAATTCGCGTTCCTGCAGCGCTATGCGGCGTCGTTGGCTTCAAACCAACACCCGGCCGATGGTCAGGAAGTGGAGTCGCACCGATCTCAAACACATTGGATACGACCGGTCCGATAGCAAGGCGGGTGTCGGATTGCGACCTGCTAGACTCGATCGCGACGGGGAATTATTCGTCCCCACAACGGCTTCCAGCAAGCTTAAGGGGCACGAGACTCGCAGTCGCGCGTCACTATTATCTCGACGGCGCGGACGCGGAAGTAGAAAAGGTCTTCAACGACACGATCTCTAAACTGAAAGATGCGGGAGCCAGTGTCGTAGAGGTCGATCTTGGCACAGACTTCGGCCCCATGGTCGAGGAAGCTAACTGGGCGCTGTTCTTTCATGATACCCAGCCAGATGTAACGGCGTTCCTGCGAGACCAGAATATCCCTCTTACGTTCGAAGAGATCTACGATGGGCTAGAGCCGCATATTAAAGCTCGCTGGCAACGATTTGTCCTGACAACTGGAGCCGGCTATACGCGGGACGGCGCCTACAACGACGCTCTTTTCCGGCGCCGGCCAGAAGTCCGACGCCGCTTTGACAGTCAGGTTTTCTCTCGCGCAGATGCGATCGTGTTTCCAACAACCCTGTGCGCCGCTCCGGCCATTGCAGAGCAGTGGCAATATACGGTTGCGGGTCGGACGGTAAACGACGTCTTTCTGTCGAGGAACACCTATCCGGCTAGCTTTGCTGGACTGCCGGGGATATCAATTCCGATGGGACTGACGCAGAACGGCCTACCGCTCGGGCTAGAGTTGGACGCAAGCAGTGGAAGCGATAAAGCCCTATTAACTCTTGCGCGACGTGTCGAACAGGTCATTGGCTTCGTGCGGCCACCGTCGGTTTCGGCCTGATCTTTGCGTGGCAGATATCCGCAGGTTCCGGGCTGAATGCACATAGCGTTGCGGCTCTTGGGAAGATGATGTGACGCTGCTTGCTGTTGGGATGAATACGTAGCCGGAATCGGACTTGCTTCCTTCCGGTGATGTCGAGTCCGAAGCAGCGTCAACTGTCATCGTCCCGCGTTGCGACGGCAAGCGTTTGATCAGCGGCACAATCTAGCAAGCCTTTCAGGTGACGGGGGTTCTTGTGTCCGCGTCGGTGCTGTACGAATTTGGCATAACTGCGAGATGTGAAGTGGAGGCGCGTCTCCGGTGGACTGCGTTGGCCTGAGGTTTCAAGTAGTTTTCAAAAAGACTCCCAGCCCATTCGACAAACGCGCGTACTTTTGATGACAAGTGCCGGTTCGCGGGATATATCGCTGAAACTGGGATTGGTCGCGGTCGGTGATGGCAGATCAGCTCCAGCAGTTCGCCGCTTCGCAAGTGCTCTCTAACCATGAAAGCGGGGACTTGGATAAGCCCCATTCCGTCAAGGCCGCATCTGATGTACGCATCAACGTCGGTGACCGCAACGGTTCCTGGTATGCGGATTTGAGCAGCATGGCCATTACGAACGAAGTTGAAGTCAAGGTTTCTTCCGGATCCGGAAAGCAGGTGAACGGCAAAGTGCCGTGGAAGATCGTCGATTTCGAAAGGACAGCCATGCCGTTGTACGTACCGCGGGCTAGCCGAGGTTACCATTTCCATGTGTCCGAACTGCCTGGCTATCAGACTGGAGTCCTCCAACAGCCCTACGCGGATTGCGCAGTCTACGCCTTCTTGAACAAGGTCGACACGTCTGTCGCTGAAGCCGATTCTAAGGTCCACTTGGGGATACATGCTACAAAATTCATGGATCCGCGGCACGATGACGGTTCTGCCAATAGCCGGCGGCAGGTTGATTCTCAGGGTGCCGTGAATCCCGCTCGCGCCACTGGTTAGCGAGTATTCGGTTTCCTCCAGTTCAGAAAGGATCTGAACGCAACGCTCATAGTACTGAGCGCCCTCTGCGGTCAAATTAATGCGGCGCGTCGTGCGGTACAGTAGCCGAACCCTGAGATGAGCCTCTAGGCTCTTGATGATGTTCGAAGCTGATGCACGAGGAAGATTCAAAGAGACCGCGGCGCGAGAGAAACTATTGGTCTCCACGATCCTGGTAAAAACAACCATCGCCTGAAAACGGTTGAACATAACTGCGCCGAAAGAGTGTTCTTGGGTGTCTGTGGAAAAACTCGTCAGAGGATCTACCGGCGTATTTCGAACTCGCCGGCGCGGGCCGGCATTGCCGCCCCTATACGGTTTACATGAAGGTGCATATACACGTATTATACCAGCATTGTCGAGCCGATGCGGATCTGCGATAGCGCCTCGGCTGCACCGCGCCTTCCTGCACAGGGTGCATCCCACGAAGGCAGGCGCCGACTAGGCCACCGTTGATGCGGCGAATCGAACCGAGGGAACCCGTACCAGATGCCGACGGTGCCGACGGTGGCCACGGCCCGTTCGCGGATCCATGCGCACCATGCGACGTCAGTCGAAAAGCAGAGATGTAGCCGAGGAAACGCCAGTATGCAGAGTCGTGACGCAGCCGAAGAGCGGAAATCAATGATTGAAAGGATCGGCCCCTTCCTTTATCGGGCCGGCCTGCACGGCGCCACGATGGATGAAATTGCAAGAGAAGCTGGCACCTACAAGATGTCAATCTATCGAGCAATTGGGTCGAAGAACGATGTCTGGATGACCTATGCACGGAAGCTGTGCGAGCAACGCAATAGGGAGATGACCGGCCTGCTTCTGCGCTCTGATCAACGACCCGAACGCTTAGTGATGAATTACTTCCTGCAACAACGGGAGCTCGTGCTTAATGATGCGATTCTTGGCGACCCATTATTGAAGCTGTCGACGGAAGCGGCGGGGCGATTCGGAGAATTGCATCAGGCACTATGTCGACAGCGTGACGCAGATCTCGCACGTTTTGTGCAGATCGGAGGATCGATCGCTCCCGATGAGGGGGTCAATCTTGGCATAGAACTGTATATGATGTGGCAAGCATTGGTGTCGTGTGGTCGCAGCCGTGCTGCAATCGCGCGGGACTCCGAGCATGTTATCCGCATGGTCAGACGAACGCTGGATGCGTATCAGCGACGCCCCGCAGCTGCATAGAGAGGCTGACGAAGTTGAAGCGATGTTGAAAAGTTTATGCAAACGTCCAACTCATCGGCGGCAAACGCGGCTAGTGCCTTACTTGAACGAGCAGTGGGTTAGTGCCAAAGGTCACCGCAGTCGTCGGAGCTAGCCGCTAGCCTCCATCGCCGCCACCGGTTACGAGTCGCGTTCGTTATC
The DNA window shown above is from Paraburkholderia sp. BL10I2N1 and carries:
- a CDS encoding LysR family transcriptional regulator, whose translation is MFNRFQAMVVFTRIVETNSFSRAAVSLNLPRASASNIIKSLEAHLRVRLLYRTTRRINLTAEGAQYYERCVQILSELEETEYSLTSGASGIHGTLRINLPPAIGRTVIVPRIHEFCSMYPQVDLRIGFSDRRVDLVQEGVDCAIRVGLLEDSSLIARQFGHMEMVTSASPRYVQRHGCPFEIDDLPRHFAVHLLSGSGRNLDFNFVRNGHAAQIRIPGTVAVTDVDAYIRCGLDGMGLIQVPAFMVREHLRSGELLELICHHRPRPIPVSAIYPANRHLSSKVRAFVEWAGSLFENYLKPQANAVHRRRASTSHLAVMPNSYSTDADTRTPVT
- a CDS encoding amidase family protein; the encoded protein is MKMTRIIPLPTHDEPNEPYTIDSPARRRFVRDTSAVLLSTAVGPSMSYAAAAIEPAGSLVDVSQVHEVSLFEAARAINTNRLTSERYTELLLERTHKFASLNAFITVDDDKALSAARAADKARLAGKRRALPGLPIGVKDSYLTMDLPTSFGTAVARDFKPATDARVVTAMKDAGCIVLGKNNLVEMSYGLTGLNGHYGQAKNPYNVLHITGGSSCGGAASVAARLVPAALGGDTVGSIRVPAALCGVVGFKPTPGRWSGSGVAPISNTLDTTGPIARRVSDCDLLDSIATGNYSSPQRLPASLRGTRLAVARHYYLDGADAEVEKVFNDTISKLKDAGASVVEVDLGTDFGPMVEEANWALFFHDTQPDVTAFLRDQNIPLTFEEIYDGLEPHIKARWQRFVLTTGAGYTRDGAYNDALFRRRPEVRRRFDSQVFSRADAIVFPTTLCAAPAIAEQWQYTVAGRTVNDVFLSRNTYPASFAGLPGISIPMGLTQNGLPLGLELDASSGSDKALLTLARRVEQVIGFVRPPSVSA
- a CDS encoding TetR/AcrR family transcriptional regulator, which produces MQSRDAAEERKSMIERIGPFLYRAGLHGATMDEIAREAGTYKMSIYRAIGSKNDVWMTYARKLCEQRNREMTGLLLRSDQRPERLVMNYFLQQRELVLNDAILGDPLLKLSTEAAGRFGELHQALCRQRDADLARFVQIGGSIAPDEGVNLGIELYMMWQALVSCGRSRAAIARDSEHVIRMVRRTLDAYQRRPAAA